TCAAGTCGCTTACTCCATCGAACCGTATGTCCATTATTTACAAGAAAATGGACACAAGAAGTAGGGGCTACCAGAAAATGAACATATATTTGCAATGCGTCCAATAAATAGAAATAAATGAACATAAAAAAAAGCCCCCGATATGACAGGACTGTTCCATATAATCTATTGCCTTTACTTCCGCCCCCAGTGAATGTAATAGACAACGAAGTGCTTTTAAAATGGGGGGTCGCTAGCCGTGGTCTTGCTGAGCTAAACAAAAACATACTAAGGCTTCCCAACCCAAGCATGCTCGTAAATACTATTAGCATTCAGGAGGCAAAAAGTTCTTCGGAAATTGAAAATATTTTCACTACGGAGGATGAACTCTACAAAGCAATCTCTGACTCCGTAAAAGAAGCAGCTGCTAATCCAAATACTAAAGAAGTGTTAAGATATAGAGAGGCTTTATGGAAAGGGTATCGCGATATGCGAGCAAAAGGAAAAATAAATCTAAGCTCTATAATCGCAATATACCAACAAGTAAAAAATACTAAGGAAGTTCTAAGATCACCTCAATCGCAAGTAGTAATAAAAAGAGGAAACAGCGAATTAAGACCCGGAGAAATCATTTACACTCCTCCAAGAGGAAAAGGCGTCATTGAAAAAAAAATGAAGAACCTTATTCAATATCTGACTGATAGTAAAAATGACAAAACGGACCCCTTGCTTAAAATGGCTATAGCCCATTACCAATTCGAAGCCATTCATCCATTTAGTGATGGAAA
This DNA window, taken from Bacteroidia bacterium, encodes the following:
- a CDS encoding Fic family protein produces the protein MNIKKSPRYDRTVPYNLLPLLPPPVNVIDNEVLLKWGVASRGLAELNKNILRLPNPSMLVNTISIQEAKSSSEIENIFTTEDELYKAISDSVKEAAANPNTKEVLRYREALWKGYRDMRAKGKINLSSIIAIYQQVKNTKEVLRSPQSQVVIKRGNSELRPGEIIYTPPRGKGVIEKKMKNLIQYLTDSKNDKTDPLLKMAIAHYQFEAIHPFSDGNGRTGRILNLLYLVNQELISHPVLYLSKYIIENKDEYYHHLGAVTQRNSWKGWIIYMLTAVEQTSRYTNRLIDEIINQMQSTLDYGKKELKWYNKEINEALFTQPYIKPKVIGNILGRTSRTTLTKYMSELTRLKILTAKEDGKEVFYINHDLIRILED